Proteins encoded in a region of the bacterium genome:
- a CDS encoding helix-turn-helix domain-containing protein, whose product MSNIPQLLTEQEVSRMIRRAVQTLRNDRNLCRGIPYCRIGRSVRYKLSDVQEFVEARRIEPEGR is encoded by the coding sequence ATGTCGAACATACCGCAGCTTCTTACCGAACAGGAAGTTTCCCGCATGATCCGGCGGGCCGTCCAGACCTTGCGCAATGACCGTAATCTCTGCCGGGGCATTCCGTATTGCCGGATCGGGCGGAGCGTGCGCTACAAGCTGAGTGATGTACAGGAATTCGTGGAGGCGCGGCGCATTGAACCGGAAGGGCGCTGA